The following coding sequences lie in one Zingiber officinale cultivar Zhangliang chromosome 2B, Zo_v1.1, whole genome shotgun sequence genomic window:
- the LOC122049623 gene encoding protein HVA22-like, with protein MATFWALLKHLHSLAGPAITLLFPLYSSICAIENKSNREEDEQWLAYWILYSFLTLFEMVAEPILYWIPFWHTVKMVFVAWLVLPQLRGASFVYEELVKGKLKKYFRNLGSDPLLEQKVED; from the exons ATGGCCACCTTTTGGGCTTTGCTTAAGCACCTCCACTCGCTTGCAGG GCCTGCAATTACTCTTCTCTTCCCCTT ATATTCTTCGATATGCGCCATCGAAAACAAGTCGAACCGTGAGGAAGATGAACAATGGTTGGCCTATTGGATCCTTTACTCCTTCTTGACACTCTTCGAGATGGTAGCTGAGCCAATTCTGTATTG GATACCCTTTTGGCACACGGTGAAGATGGTGTTTGTGGCTTGGTTGGTGCTCCCGCAATTAAGGGGTGCATCCTTTGTTTACGAGGAGCTCGTGAAGGGCAAGCTCAAAAAATATTTCCGTAACTTGGGCTCCGACCCTC